Genomic DNA from Cucurbita pepo subsp. pepo cultivar mu-cu-16 chromosome LG13, ASM280686v2, whole genome shotgun sequence:
GGAAACCGTCGCTCCGCCGCTATGGTAGGACCTGCTACCTCTTCTCCGGCGGGGCCGACCCTTCTGGACGGTTCCAGACCGCTTCTCGTAGTAGGAGCCGCCCACGCCAGAGCCATTAACGTGGCCGGAGTAGGGATACATTTTCCGGCTTCTTCACTCTCTGTGTGTAGTCTCCAGTCAAAGTTGGGAGTACAGTGGTGAATTAAGGCAAcatttttgtgtttcttgCACTACAAAAGGGCGGGATATCAGTGTTCTTACTGTtggatatttattattattattattttttaataatattattatgccactaaaatttacaaaatattcatccaattttaaaattaatattaatattatttacttttataaaaaaaaaaaagtaaattttatcGTCAATTATCGATATTTGATAGATTATCTCCGAActtttcaacaatatttttgaaagttcctaaatatttatagattATCTCAAACATTTTGTATAAGTATGTTTTAAAGTCAgcagaatatatatatatatatatatatatatttttttttttttttttaagtaaacatatttttttaaaattttaaaaaaattaaagacatttttttaattctttcaaaatgttggtattttttaaacgttaaatgtatttttttaaaatattataaataatttattaatttagtccaTTGTATATTGGATTTGTTGACGTAGTAAAAATTTATactcaaactcaaatatttgaataagtTGCTAACATTAGTATGGTTTAATGGTTCTATTTCTCGAGATTGATGGTTTAATTTATCGCTAAAAAATGTCACGATCACCTAATTtcaagttaaaattttattttgaaaaaatattaattttaaagttaatatatttacttttaacaaataaataaaaacgtGCATTTTCATCACATTCacttgttaattaaaaaaatatactttattttaataaataaatacataaatttaaactttgtaAGTCAATATGAGCGTAGATCAATGGGTTAAAGTTTATGTCATAAATGTCAAAGGTTTGAATTTCACCCCTCTTAAAATATTAGgctgaatttaataaaaaaaagtctcaAATTTTGCATTAAGTCTGTACCTAAGTCCGCTACGTAGCCTAAAATACGGTGAAACTCGTGACACATATCTAAACTCAATGtccaattttattaaatttcgaGCATATGATTAAAGTTATATGGTTTCTACTTTTTTAggtatataataatttaagtgAATAAACAAGTATCTAATAGgatatttaatcaaatattgggtaaataataataattttcaatcatttttataatttataattgattattttttataaattaaatgcgacttttaaaaatttattgaaaaccTTAAATGGTACATAAACCAAAATGtactgaaataaaaaattaaaaaattaaaaaggtatatatatatattttttgggaGCAATATCAATGGCGGAAACTGCTAAGGTCGACGGAAGGGATAGGAGGAGAAAAATGGATTTCAGAAAGATGGGAAGTGGCAATGAAGACGAACAAGTCGAGCAATTGCTGCAAGCTGCTCAGGATGATCTCATGCTGAAATTCAGCGTCGATTCACACATGTCGCGTGTATCCCCAAACTATCTCGATTCCGATCTCGATCGCCGATTTCAAGCCCTAAGATCGCGACcttcctccgccgccgccgcttcCCGCAATCCTCGCCCTTCTCAGCTGCATCATCAATCCGATTCCTCGTCCCGGCCACCGCCGATTGAGAATCTCGTTGTCGATGGCGAATCTCAGTCGATTCTCGGTGACGATCTCGCTGCTAGATTCGCTGCTTTGAAGGCGTCTTTGCCTTCCTCGATTACTCCGCCTCCGTCTTCGATATCTAACGATGTCGATAGCGATGACGAAGAGGATGAGGTTGAGAAGCTGATTCAGTGGGCCAAGGATGCCGCTCGTCTCGATCCTTCGCCTCCGTCTGAGGAAGACGATGAAGACGATGAAGACGATGACGACGAAGAGTTCAACAGTTCCGATGAAGATATCGACGATCGGAAAAAAGAGCGTCGGAAAAAGAAGGCCACATGAGCGTTAAACCTGCTGTTAGGGCATTCGATTGACAGATTTTGGGAACTAGAAATTCATGATTCGCACATCGGATGCACTTCGGACTTCGGTTGAACTAGATCGCGATAAGGTAAGGATCACCGGCATGGCGGCTGATCGCCCTTCCAAAATACATTAGAACATTCATCTTTAACctgcatttttcttctttcaaatctCCATGAAAATCCTTGTATTCCATTACATTTAATGCAGGTGAGAAGTATAATCATTTAGcaaatgtttttgaaatttgatttgatcAATCACAACTAATTTCAAACATAAATTCATATATACTGAATCACTCCATTAAGAAAAACTACTATCATTCTATTTTTGTGAATTCCCATAACttttctattatattttaagttataggTTACTCGTTTAAACGATacattaatcattttattatgatttttttttaagtttaatataCCAACattaaattctataaatatttttgaaataaactagttttaaaaatactaattgTTTTcgtttataagtattttttaaatttattttaaaattcagaaattaatgaaatttttgaagatttaaatATGGTATTTTTTCTAATCcttgtttaaataaaaacctaattttgtcattttttaaaggaaatttCAATGGCATTTTCAACTATGTAatgttaaaaattatgttaacatttaaatttgaatttttaaaaattaggcTGGTGTaacaaatgaaatatattgatttattataattttttaattaatattatatcgAAAACGAAAAACGATAAAATAactatctttttaaaataataagaaacgGGTAAAAATTATCGAGAAATTCCTGCCTCAatttctacaaaaataaattaaaaatttaacgaaataaatgaaataagtaatgttttaaaaagttttcaattttgtattaaatgtgttgagatataatatttagagaatatattataataattagttattaaatatatatattcgtaatctattaatatttttttatttagcatagtagtatattttattttattatattagtttatattttttcttatttttaggtatttttaggtattagttagTAGCGTGTAttctatttaaactttaaacattaatgaaaattagacTTTAGAATGCATTTGAGAGCTTTGATCTCACCTATATTGGTTGCACTCTCCATCCCACTTCTATTCCTCGTTCTTAACGGgttaaattttgtgtatttaaatctttaaattctcaattttttttatatattttttaaatatggtaTAGTTCAATTTACACGCaacaaactaattaaattacaagaaattcaattaaattaaaaaaatttagatacggtaacttaaaatttatttatttattggttttttttttttttttcaccccTAGAAAACCACGCGAATTCAGCAGATCTACCAAAGCACGTCTATTAAAGTCATCAGTGATGAACAGAAGGAACTTGTTCAACTCGTTTTCTCTCTAGAACTTCATTGATTTTCCTCTTCACTCTAAGAATCTACGTTATTCCCAATTCCCCCATAGATTTCTCTCTTGAATTCTCAATCCCTCTCATTCCATCTTCAACAATTGTCTCTTCAATCCCCACATTCTCCATTGGCAGCCATTGTTAAAGCTTACAGAATGAGTAAAGTTTCCATTATCGTATACATCACAGTAGCTgttcttctcctccttctcGTTTCCCACTCCCCCAAGAAATCCCCCAATCGCCGCCATCGCCGCCTCAAGCTTCGCTCCAACTTCACTTTTGCCCCTTCTCACCATGACGACCACCACCATCACGAGGCTGTACCGTTCGACCCTCTTGTCGCCGACATTGAGCGCCGACGTGAAGACCGGCAATGGGAGAAACAATATGTAGAACAACACCATCCGGAGATGGCGGCGCATTTGACGGAACATGCCCCCGGCGAAGAATCGCAGCCTGAGTGGGAGGATTTCGCGGATGCTGAGGATTACCTTAATGATGATAATAGATTCAATGTGACCGATCGGCTCACGTTGCTGTTTCCGAAGATTGATGTTCATCCATCTGATGGATTTGTCGCTGTCCATGAGTTGACTGAGTGGAATTTGCAGCAGGCTCAGAGGGAAACTTTGCATAGGACTCAGAGGGAGTTGGAGACgcatgataagaatcacgatGGGCTCGTTTCGTTTTCCGAGTACGAGCCTCCCAGTTGGGCTCGCAATTCAGGtctgtttttcttcaaatGCTTTGGGATTTTGGTTTTGTGtgttctattcttttttcttgctgTGTTCAAAATCTCTCTGGTTGCGAATTGTTATGCGGCTTGGAAACTAGTCATGGTTTGTAATGTCCAATCGCTAGGAGTAAGAGTTTGGAAAACTTGGAGATTGATTTATTAAGcagaagttttttttgttgagtgTTGTTGGGcgagagtcccacattggctaatttagggaatcatcatggatttataagtaaggaatacatctccattggtatgaggccgtttggggaagtccaaagcaaagtaatgagagcttatgctcaaagttgacaataccatactattgtggagagtcgtgattcctaacatgttatcagagtcatgcccttaacttagctatgtcatgtcaatagaaacCTCAAATGTGTCGAACAAAGTTGTGATCCTTGAggactctagagaaggagttgaccctcgaggggaggattgttgggagggagtcccacattctGATTGATTCCTACCAGTTTTGGCAAAAACAAATGTATTGCCGCACTTATGATGCAGATTCATAGcagtttttccatttttcttatgttttCTTCTACTTGTAGATCCTTTTTAGGCAGTTTTTTTGTGTGTTCCTCATTACTAAACTACTCATCAGACAATAGCTCCTTTGGCTTCAATATGGGTTGGTggaaatttgaacattttaatGCGTCGGATGCCGATGGAGATGGTCTTTTGAATCTGACCGAGTTCAACGAGTAAGTTCTATATTTGTAGATGTTTCTGTGGCGAGTATGGAAAGCATATTGCATGTTTAAACTGAgatgcttttaatttttcttcatctctGGACTTGTAGCTTTCTGCACCCAGCTGACAGCAAAAATCCAAAGCTACTTCATTGGCTGTGTGAGGAAGAAATACGGTAATGAAACTTTATGATAGAACTTCTCAAAAGTTTTCTTTCCATGTCTTTGTTTCTACTGCACTTTTATTATCATGTTCACTTGTTCTTCATCTCTGCTGAAACTACTATTAGTGTTTACTGAGGATATTAACAACTTGTTTAGCTGAAAAAGAGCTAATCATGATTATGAACACTAGAACATCTACTATTCTCTAATTTCATGATATATTATACCATTTTGGCTATTCTTGAGCTCCACATTGAACTTTGGAATTAATGAATTTCATGTCAAGAACCATTTAGTGCAGGATTTAACtatttgaaaatatgattAATATATATGATGTTCGGTTCTTgcttttctgttttgttgagTGTTGCTGTTTTCTGGACTTGGTATTTGAGTATTTATCATGCTGGCAAGTTTCCGCTACTAATGAGTATCAGATGTAAcaatatatgaatgaaaagtTTGTGGGGttcatctcttctttcttgtAATTTCCAGTTTAGGAATCCTTGTAGGAGTCTTTTACTTTGAACATTGTCGCTTCAAATATGAATGAAAGTTTGTCCTAATTTTTTCCTACTCGGTGGAAAGACTGCCCAAATTAAAGGGAATTGGATTTAGATATAGAAGTGGATGCCTATGAGCTTGACGGGAAAAATTCCTGATGAATCTTCTTCCCTGATTAGAGAGTTTGCTTGTAAGCCGAAGCACTAAGTCTGTTGCAATCACTCTTCAAATTCTCTTTGGTTTAagacttaaaaaattaaggcTCATACtatcattcttcttcatccaACCATCTCTAAGAATGCACACTACTACTTGATATAACATGGGGAAactctttcaaaaattatttgttaggTGATGGAGGCTGCTGCTTATTCATAGATTAGTCAACATGTATACATAGTACAActtatatatggtaaatgaaTATAAAGTAAATACTAAATTgctatgtatagtaaaaaactatataatgtAGATAGTTATTTACACTAAATGGTTATATCTAACCATGGCTTTGAAAATCTACTTTTTCATCCAACCATCTTTAAGAATGCACACCTCCAATATGGGGAAACTCTTTCAGAAAACTATTGGTTAGGTTAGGGAGGCTGCTGTTTATTTAGCCCATATTTCTCCTTGCATTTCCTCTCTCCTATTATTTGTGTTCATATAGCTTAGTCAACTGTTATTTCCTCTCCCCAATCCACCTACTTCTCTCTTCCCCAGCACTGTTGAGAAAATTTTATGGTTTCTTTCAAGCCATGTCTTCATGAATAAAAGCTCCGAACCTTTTCTCTCCAAGAATCTAGGCTTTCCTGATAAAAAAAGTTGTCAGAAAGCAGTTCGTGTGGAGATTACCTGAAGGTAGGGGAGAAACTCTAATGGATACCAGAACTATCCAATAAAGTTCCAACGATTTTCAGGCTAAGCAGGCTTGCAGCAATGTaggtttttgttcttcaaacaCGCACTACCAACACTAAGAGGTAAAACCCAAAAACGATTTTCATTCTTTGAATAACCTCAGCTGGATTTTGAGGAGGGTTTCTTCAATTACGGACCCTTTATTCATTAAACCACAGGAATATGATGGCCCATGAGAAATTccactcttttttttagtCCACTTCTGCTTATTGTTGTGATTATTTGTGATTTGTGTGAGGGAAATCAATTCATTAATCTCCCTATTAAAGAGAGGCCTTCTTAAACCAGGATTCAAGGCATTGGAGATAATGCTCCGATAATATTTGGGTgtagcttttatttatttatttattttgatactTTTAGCCACATTATCTAATCTTGGAAAGAGAAGTTTCAAGGAAGTTTTTGCTGCCCAAGCGGgttctctaatttttattggaaGGTAGTTTTTCATTAAGTTGTAGGTCGCATTCCATGGCAATCATTTGC
This window encodes:
- the LOC111808541 gene encoding calumenin-like; amino-acid sequence: MSKVSIIVYITVAVLLLLLVSHSPKKSPNRRHRRLKLRSNFTFAPSHHDDHHHHEAVPFDPLVADIERRREDRQWEKQYVEQHHPEMAAHLTEHAPGEESQPEWEDFADAEDYLNDDNRFNVTDRLTLLFPKIDVHPSDGFVAVHELTEWNLQQAQRETLHRTQRELETHDKNHDGLVSFSEYEPPSWARNSDNSSFGFNMGWWKFEHFNASDADGDGLLNLTEFNDFLHPADSKNPKLLHWLCEEEIRERDSDKDGKINFNEFFHGLFDMVRNYDENHNSSHHSEDSRDGPARNLFAVLDKDNDGHLSDEELLPIIGKIHPSEHYYAEQQAEYIIQQADADKDGRLTLTEMIDHPYVFYSAIFNEDDEDDYDSHDEFR
- the LOC111808540 gene encoding nucleolin: MAETAKVDGRDRRRKMDFRKMGSGNEDEQVEQLLQAAQDDLMLKFSVDSHMSRVSPNYLDSDLDRRFQALRSRPSSAAAASRNPRPSQLHHQSDSSSRPPPIENLVVDGESQSILGDDLAARFAALKASLPSSITPPPSSISNDVDSDDEEDEVEKLIQWAKDAARLDPSPPSEEDDEDDEDDDDEEFNSSDEDIDDRKKERRKKKAT